Proteins co-encoded in one Verrucomicrobiota bacterium genomic window:
- a CDS encoding tetratricopeptide repeat protein, with protein MPKPARIAAALAVLTALVYSPSLTHDFVNFDDNLFILDNEVVRQGLTGHGILWAFTSAPYSCPLAWVSHMVDVSLFGLWAGGHHLVNVLLHAANAALLLMVLHRMTQAVWPSAAVAALFALHPLHVESVAWIAERRDVLSTFFWWLMILAYARYAEHPGWRRQVPVFVCLLLGLLSKAMLVTAPFLLLVLDFWPLRRITDGLPEGARRPGPAAMLTRILQLALEKAPLFVLAAYFVLESLFTAQLTGLLESTAGLSLPHRVANAVTGYARYLGMTVWPVDLIAMYPLASAVPAGQVAGAAFVLGALSVLACCQWRSRPYLLTGWLWFLGTLVPVIGFVQGGQQSVADRYTYVPIVGLFIAVAWVAHAAAARTPHAARPLACATGAVLIACAWATVLQQRHWRDRFALWTHVLEVAPDNPFGNYGMGRALLDVGQVEAAIPHLERAKSLNLPGWELNNRLGAACAQLGRLDDAIAHFEESARRRETSDALLNLGRALALRGRHDEARARWREAFTNPAVTSRVESFTAAIQDEARRRADDAGWQCDLGELLMLQGRHGEASAAFRDALKLEPNHATATAGLQQALSRLEPTRPPAPTPKP; from the coding sequence ATGCCCAAGCCGGCCCGCATCGCCGCCGCGCTGGCCGTGCTGACCGCGCTCGTGTATTCGCCTTCGCTCACGCACGACTTCGTCAACTTCGACGACAACCTTTTCATTCTGGACAACGAGGTGGTCCGGCAGGGGCTGACCGGCCACGGGATCCTCTGGGCATTTACGTCCGCACCCTACAGTTGTCCGCTCGCGTGGGTGTCGCACATGGTGGACGTGTCGTTGTTTGGGCTCTGGGCCGGCGGGCATCACCTGGTGAACGTGCTCCTGCACGCCGCGAACGCCGCCCTGCTGCTGATGGTCCTCCACCGGATGACGCAGGCGGTCTGGCCGTCCGCGGCGGTCGCGGCGCTCTTCGCGTTGCACCCGCTCCATGTCGAGTCCGTCGCGTGGATCGCCGAGCGGCGCGACGTGCTGAGCACGTTCTTCTGGTGGCTGATGATTCTCGCCTACGCGCGATACGCGGAGCATCCCGGGTGGCGCCGGCAGGTGCCGGTGTTCGTCTGCCTGCTGCTCGGATTGTTGAGCAAGGCGATGCTCGTGACCGCGCCGTTTTTGTTGCTGGTGCTGGATTTCTGGCCGTTGCGGCGCATCACCGACGGCCTTCCTGAAGGCGCGCGACGACCCGGGCCGGCGGCCATGCTCACCCGCATCCTGCAACTGGCGCTTGAAAAGGCGCCGCTCTTTGTCCTCGCAGCTTATTTCGTCCTCGAGAGCCTGTTCACCGCCCAACTGACAGGGTTGCTCGAATCCACGGCGGGACTGTCGCTCCCTCACCGAGTCGCCAACGCGGTGACCGGCTACGCCCGCTACCTCGGCATGACCGTGTGGCCGGTGGATTTGATCGCGATGTATCCGCTCGCATCGGCGGTTCCCGCGGGCCAAGTCGCCGGTGCCGCGTTCGTGCTCGGAGCGCTGTCGGTGCTCGCCTGCTGCCAATGGCGCTCGCGACCGTATTTGCTCACGGGTTGGCTGTGGTTTCTCGGCACGCTCGTGCCGGTCATCGGGTTCGTTCAGGGTGGCCAGCAGTCGGTCGCAGACCGATATACCTATGTGCCCATCGTGGGACTCTTCATCGCCGTGGCATGGGTCGCGCACGCCGCGGCGGCACGGACACCGCACGCCGCGCGACCACTCGCCTGCGCCACCGGCGCGGTCTTGATCGCCTGTGCGTGGGCAACGGTTCTTCAGCAGCGCCATTGGCGCGACCGATTCGCGCTTTGGACGCATGTGCTCGAAGTCGCACCCGACAATCCCTTCGGGAATTACGGCATGGGCCGCGCGCTCCTCGATGTCGGCCAGGTCGAGGCGGCCATCCCGCACCTCGAGAGGGCGAAGTCCTTGAACTTGCCGGGCTGGGAGCTCAACAACCGCCTCGGCGCGGCATGCGCGCAACTGGGCAGGCTGGACGACGCAATCGCTCACTTCGAGGAGTCCGCGCGCCGGCGCGAAACGTCCGATGCGCTGTTGAACCTCGGCCGGGCGCTCGCGCTGCGGGGTCGGCACGACGAGGCGCGCGCCCGGTGGCGCGAGGCGTTCACGAATCCCGCAGTAACCTCGCGCGTGGAGAGTTTCACGGCCGCCATCCAGGATGAGGCGCGCCGCCGAGCGGATGATGCCGGGTGGCAATGCGACCTGGGCGAGCTGTTGATGCTTCAAGGGCGCCACGGGGAAGCGTCGGCTGCATTCCGCGACGCTCTGAAACTGGAGCCGAACCACGCAACCGCGACCGCAGGCTTGCAGCAGGCGCTTTCCCGGTTGGAACCGACGCGTCCACCGGCCCCGACCCCGAAGCCCTGA